A region of Actinomycetota bacterium DNA encodes the following proteins:
- a CDS encoding SRPBCC family protein, which translates to MSEYAEGSIVVDGLPWDVMEVITDYESYPEWTEVVSAQVVARGEGGLGSEVAFEVDVPFLGTAGYTLSYVYAGDQGLSWSTKEARGAVRDIRGEYLLRELEDGKTEVTYRLAVDLGVLVPGFVRTQGSQRVIENALERLKGRVEAR; encoded by the coding sequence ATGAGTGAGTACGCAGAGGGTTCGATCGTCGTGGACGGGCTTCCCTGGGACGTGATGGAGGTCATCACCGACTACGAGTCCTACCCCGAATGGACCGAGGTCGTCTCGGCGCAGGTGGTTGCACGCGGCGAGGGCGGACTCGGTTCCGAGGTGGCCTTCGAGGTCGATGTGCCGTTCCTGGGGACCGCCGGCTACACGCTGTCCTATGTCTACGCAGGTGATCAGGGTCTGTCGTGGTCGACGAAGGAGGCGCGCGGCGCCGTCCGGGACATCCGGGGGGAGTACCTGCTGCGCGAGCTCGAGGACGGCAAGACGGAGGTCACGTACCGCCTCGCCGTCGACCTCGGGGTCCTCGTCCCCGGGTTCGTGCGCACCCAGGGCTCGCAGCGCGTGATCGAGAACGCGCTCGAACGGCTCAAAGGGCGCGTCGAAGCTCGCTAG
- a CDS encoding Ran-binding zinc finger domain-containing protein: protein MSERRCPNCGALVAADAEWCSQCFHSFAARAAAPEVPPPPPGAADAGGTPATGDQAAAAAPPPPPVPVAPGGTTVPVTGTSGQEQPTWTCPSCGEVNLLEDNACSVCGTPFFALFQQADERPDVVPRDAILRSLLFPGLGHSMLGRTGDGVARGVLFAWTLGTALLVLLSRGDRSLGPLLGIVALFVVFALVVYVGTAVEAARIAEGGAPFLSPRGLAWASAGLVIVTLGLAFVLITGSSDAREEVPAVVPGEPAQPPPTIVLPTPSPTTTLEPTPTTPVTPTAGASEAL, encoded by the coding sequence GTGAGCGAGCGCCGGTGTCCCAACTGCGGTGCGCTCGTCGCCGCCGACGCGGAGTGGTGCAGCCAGTGTTTCCACTCCTTCGCCGCGCGGGCGGCCGCTCCGGAGGTCCCCCCGCCGCCTCCGGGCGCCGCCGACGCCGGAGGCACCCCCGCGACGGGCGACCAGGCCGCCGCCGCCGCGCCGCCGCCGCCGCCGGTCCCCGTCGCTCCCGGCGGGACCACGGTTCCCGTGACCGGGACGTCGGGGCAGGAGCAGCCGACGTGGACCTGTCCGTCGTGTGGCGAGGTCAACCTCCTGGAGGACAACGCGTGCAGCGTGTGCGGCACGCCGTTCTTCGCGTTGTTCCAGCAGGCCGACGAACGTCCCGACGTGGTGCCACGCGACGCGATCCTGCGGTCGCTGCTGTTTCCGGGGCTCGGTCACTCGATGCTGGGGCGAACGGGGGACGGGGTCGCACGAGGCGTTCTGTTCGCATGGACGCTGGGGACGGCGCTGCTCGTGCTCCTCAGTCGCGGAGATCGATCCCTCGGGCCGCTGCTCGGCATCGTCGCCCTCTTCGTCGTCTTCGCCCTCGTCGTCTACGTGGGAACCGCGGTTGAGGCGGCCCGGATCGCCGAGGGTGGCGCGCCGTTCCTCTCGCCGAGGGGGCTCGCGTGGGCCTCCGCCGGCCTCGTGATCGTCACGCTGGGACTCGCGTTCGTGCTCATCACCGGCTCGAGCGATGCCCGCGAGGAGGTGCCCGCGGTGGTGCCGGGCGAGCCGGCGCAGCCTCCGCCGACGATCGTCCTGCCCACGCCGTCGCCGACGACCACGCTCGAGCCGACCCCGACCACGCCGGTGACGCCCACCGCCGGTGCGAGCGAGGCCCTCTAG
- a CDS encoding 2-oxoacid:ferredoxin oxidoreductase subunit beta, with protein MPETTEHAERAPAPDGGQPSPGATLTKKDFTSDQEVRWCPGCGDYAILSAVQGFMPELGIEPKDTVFVSGIGCSGRFTYYMDTYGMHGIHGRAPALATGIAVANPNLSVWVVTGDGDGLSIGGNHLIHALRRNVNLKILLFNNQIYGLTKGQYSPTSEEGKITKSTPFGSLDHPFNPIAVALGAEASFVARTVDNDRQHLTGVLREAAAHRGTAFIEIYQNCNVFNDGAFDLLRDKEAGKHNQIRLVHGEPILFDDGERAVAVGENGRLQIVETDSVDADRIIVHDVFGDPSLAFSLAHLAKGPTEPTCIGVFHQEDRSVYGEAVRAQIGAATERLGAGDLSKLLRGGDTWEVGAPER; from the coding sequence ATGCCTGAGACGACCGAACACGCGGAGCGCGCGCCAGCGCCCGACGGCGGGCAGCCCTCACCCGGGGCGACCCTGACGAAGAAGGACTTCACGAGCGACCAAGAGGTCCGCTGGTGTCCCGGGTGCGGCGACTACGCGATCCTGTCGGCGGTCCAGGGGTTCATGCCGGAGCTGGGGATCGAGCCGAAGGACACCGTCTTCGTATCCGGGATCGGGTGCTCGGGGCGGTTCACCTACTACATGGACACCTACGGGATGCACGGGATCCACGGGCGCGCACCCGCGCTCGCCACCGGGATCGCCGTCGCGAACCCGAACCTGTCGGTGTGGGTGGTCACCGGCGACGGCGACGGTCTGTCGATCGGGGGGAACCACCTGATCCACGCGCTCCGCCGGAACGTCAACCTGAAGATCCTGCTGTTCAACAATCAGATCTACGGGCTCACCAAGGGGCAGTACTCGCCGACGAGCGAAGAGGGCAAGATCACGAAGTCGACACCCTTCGGCTCGCTCGATCATCCGTTCAACCCGATCGCGGTGGCGCTCGGCGCGGAGGCGAGTTTCGTCGCGCGAACGGTCGACAACGACCGGCAGCACCTCACCGGCGTGCTCCGCGAGGCGGCGGCGCACCGCGGGACGGCGTTCATCGAGATCTATCAGAACTGCAACGTCTTCAACGACGGGGCCTTCGACCTGCTCCGCGACAAGGAGGCGGGCAAGCACAACCAGATCCGCCTCGTGCACGGTGAGCCGATCCTGTTCGATGACGGGGAGCGCGCGGTCGCCGTCGGCGAGAACGGGCGGCTGCAGATCGTCGAGACCGACAGCGTGGACGCCGACCGGATCATCGTGCACGACGTCTTCGGCGATCCGTCGCTGGCGTTCTCGCTCGCCCATCTGGCGAAGGGACCTACCGAGCCGACCTGCATCGGCGTGTTCCACCAGGAGGACCGATCGGTCTACGGCGAGGCCGTTCGAGCGCAGATCGGCGCGGCGACCGAGCGCCTCGGCGCCGGCGACCTCTCCAAACTCCTCCGCGGCGGGGACACGTGGGAGGTCGGCGCTCCCGAACGCTAG
- a CDS encoding acetyl-CoA C-acetyltransferase produces the protein MHEVVIVEGARTPIGRFLGSLSEVPAVELGELAAKEALRRADVDPGSIDQTIIGHARQAGNGPNTGRQVSIRAGVPNEVSAFNVNIACGSGMKATQLATQQIMLGDAEVVLAGGIENMSRVPFLLDRMRTGYRIGDGTVYDAMYRDGLLDPLCGLLMGETAENLVDRYDISREEQDLFALESQSKAADGASRRAAELFPVTAPNPKGKGAVELVEDEHPRPGTTLEKLAGLQPVFREGGSVTAGNSSGITDGAAALVLMRAERAKAEGREPLARITGMSWAGVDPAFMGIGPVPATHKVLERTGLSLPDIDVIEINEAFAAQVIACERELKFDRDRLNVNGGGISVGHPIGMSGARIILSLAYEMRERDAALGLATLCISGGQGLAVVLERA, from the coding sequence ATGCACGAGGTCGTGATCGTCGAAGGCGCCCGGACTCCGATCGGTCGGTTCCTCGGGTCGCTCTCCGAGGTTCCCGCGGTCGAGCTCGGTGAGCTCGCCGCGAAAGAGGCGCTCCGTCGGGCCGACGTCGATCCCGGCTCGATCGATCAGACGATCATCGGACACGCGCGCCAGGCGGGCAACGGGCCGAACACGGGTCGTCAGGTCTCGATCCGCGCTGGCGTCCCGAACGAGGTCTCCGCCTTCAACGTCAACATCGCATGCGGCTCCGGGATGAAGGCCACACAGCTCGCGACCCAGCAGATCATGCTCGGCGACGCGGAGGTCGTGCTGGCCGGCGGGATCGAGAACATGAGCCGGGTGCCGTTCCTGCTCGACCGGATGCGAACCGGGTACCGGATCGGCGACGGGACCGTCTACGACGCGATGTACCGCGACGGGCTCCTCGACCCCCTGTGCGGCCTGCTGATGGGCGAGACCGCGGAGAACCTCGTCGATCGCTACGACATCTCGCGTGAGGAACAGGACCTGTTTGCCCTCGAGTCGCAGAGCAAGGCCGCCGACGGGGCGTCACGCCGCGCGGCGGAGCTGTTCCCCGTCACCGCACCCAACCCGAAAGGCAAAGGGGCGGTCGAGCTGGTCGAGGACGAGCACCCGCGCCCCGGAACGACGCTGGAAAAGCTCGCGGGATTGCAGCCGGTGTTCCGGGAGGGCGGCAGCGTCACCGCCGGGAACTCCTCGGGGATCACCGACGGCGCCGCGGCACTCGTGCTGATGCGCGCGGAACGCGCGAAGGCCGAGGGACGCGAGCCCCTCGCACGGATCACCGGGATGAGCTGGGCCGGCGTGGATCCGGCGTTCATGGGGATCGGACCGGTTCCCGCCACGCACAAGGTGCTCGAACGCACCGGTCTGTCGCTGCCCGACATCGACGTGATCGAGATCAACGAGGCCTTTGCGGCTCAGGTCATCGCGTGCGAGCGGGAGCTGAAGTTCGATCGCGACCGGCTGAACGTCAACGGAGGGGGCATCTCGGTCGGGCACCCGATCGGCATGAGCGGCGCGCGGATCATCCTGTCGCTCGCCTACGAGATGCGAGAACGCGATGCCGCACTCGGGCTGGCCACGCTCTGCATCTCCGGAGGCCAGGGACTCGCGGTCGTCCTCGAGCGCGCCTGA
- a CDS encoding aquaporin, producing the protein MESIGKAAVAEFIATFALIFIGAGSVLVSGGDLVGVALAHGLVLAIMVAVTAPISGGLVNPGVTIGLWVTGQIRTPRAGILVGAELLGAVAGAFVLKAIVPAEIFDAGSGGTPTVNTAITGFGVGQAVLLEAVLTFFLVFAVYGAAVNDKGPLATAGWVIGLVLTFDILVGGPFTGAAMNPARQFGPAVASGTWTDWWVYWVGPIAGGIIAGVVYWGVFLRDKEPATP; encoded by the coding sequence TTGGAGAGCATCGGCAAGGCTGCCGTGGCGGAGTTCATCGCCACGTTCGCACTCATCTTCATCGGGGCGGGTTCGGTGCTCGTCTCGGGAGGGGACCTGGTCGGGGTCGCCTTGGCACACGGCCTGGTCCTCGCGATCATGGTCGCGGTCACCGCGCCGATCTCCGGAGGTCTCGTGAACCCCGGAGTGACGATCGGACTCTGGGTCACCGGCCAGATCCGGACGCCGCGCGCTGGGATCCTGGTCGGCGCCGAGCTGCTGGGTGCTGTGGCCGGGGCGTTCGTGCTCAAGGCCATCGTCCCGGCGGAGATCTTCGACGCCGGGAGCGGGGGCACCCCGACGGTGAACACGGCGATCACCGGGTTCGGCGTCGGCCAAGCCGTGCTCCTCGAGGCGGTGCTGACCTTCTTCCTGGTCTTCGCCGTCTACGGTGCAGCCGTCAACGACAAAGGGCCGCTCGCGACGGCCGGCTGGGTCATCGGACTCGTGCTCACCTTCGACATCCTCGTGGGCGGCCCATTCACGGGCGCCGCGATGAACCCGGCGCGGCAGTTCGGCCCCGCGGTGGCCTCCGGCACCTGGACGGATTGGTGGGTGTACTGGGTCGGCCCGATCGCCGGGGGGATCATCGCCGGTGTCGTCTACTGGGGCGTGTTCCTCCGCGACAAGGAGCCGGCGACTCCCTGA
- a CDS encoding nitroreductase family deazaflavin-dependent oxidoreductase produces MDTRSELAELDYCYITTTGRRSGHAHTIEIWFALHEDTLFVLSGNGDQSDWVKNLLANPTVGLRLGEHDMITKARIVTDEAEDALSRRLLLDKYMPRSSDQLGEWGATALPIAIALQG; encoded by the coding sequence TTGGACACCCGGTCCGAGCTCGCAGAGCTGGACTATTGCTACATCACCACGACGGGCCGTCGGTCCGGACACGCGCACACGATCGAGATCTGGTTCGCCCTGCACGAGGACACCTTGTTCGTCCTGTCGGGCAACGGCGATCAGTCCGACTGGGTCAAGAACCTCCTCGCGAATCCCACCGTCGGGCTGCGTCTGGGAGAGCACGACATGATCACGAAGGCGCGGATCGTCACCGATGAGGCGGAGGACGCCCTCTCTCGCCGGTTGCTGCTCGACAAGTACATGCCACGCTCGAGCGATCAGCTCGGAGAGTGGGGAGCGACCGCGCTGCCGATCGCCATCGCGCTCCAGGGCTGA
- a CDS encoding glycosyltransferase family 4 protein — protein sequence MDVPRTLVVTNDFPPHVGGVQTFVHALTAQLPADRVAVLAPGAAGDTGYDRTQSFRVERIGSRPLWPTPGVRERVLSLAREHAADVILFGSPVPLAGIGPALADQGFPYVTLAHGFEYWMSLAPGAHAFLRRATSRASGVLVCSHFVARVVRTAVPQAVPVAVLAPGVDPSRFRPDRGPEVEELRRRLGVAGRPVVVCVSRLVPRKGQDILIRTIARVRERVPDAVLVLVGGGQDRTRLERLAADVPAGSVVFAGQVTDEQLPLAYALGDVFAMPCRDRLGGLEVEGWGIVFVEAAASGLPGIAGRSGGAPEAVLDGQTGLVVDGTDAGQIADAVAGLLADPDRASAMGRAGRARVEQQLSWTRVADRLAGWLTRAAIKGPA from the coding sequence GTGGATGTTCCCCGGACCCTCGTGGTCACGAACGATTTCCCTCCGCACGTCGGCGGCGTCCAGACGTTCGTCCACGCGCTCACGGCACAGCTCCCTGCCGATCGCGTGGCGGTGCTCGCGCCCGGCGCGGCCGGCGACACGGGATACGACCGCACCCAGTCCTTCCGCGTCGAGCGGATCGGATCGCGCCCCCTCTGGCCCACGCCCGGGGTGCGGGAACGCGTGCTCTCGCTCGCTCGCGAGCACGCGGCCGACGTGATCCTGTTCGGCTCGCCGGTACCGCTCGCCGGGATCGGGCCGGCGCTCGCGGATCAGGGATTCCCGTACGTCACGCTCGCCCACGGGTTCGAGTACTGGATGTCCCTCGCGCCCGGGGCGCACGCGTTCCTACGCCGCGCGACCTCGCGCGCCTCCGGGGTGCTCGTCTGCTCGCACTTCGTCGCGCGCGTGGTGCGCACCGCGGTCCCGCAGGCCGTGCCGGTCGCGGTGCTCGCGCCGGGCGTGGACCCCAGCCGGTTCCGCCCCGACCGGGGCCCGGAGGTGGAGGAGCTGCGGCGCAGGCTGGGTGTCGCGGGCAGACCGGTGGTGGTGTGCGTCAGCCGGCTCGTGCCGCGGAAGGGGCAGGACATCCTGATCCGGACGATCGCCCGGGTGCGCGAGCGGGTTCCCGACGCCGTCCTCGTGCTGGTCGGCGGCGGACAGGATCGGACCCGGCTCGAGCGGCTCGCCGCCGACGTGCCCGCGGGCTCGGTGGTCTTCGCAGGGCAGGTGACCGACGAGCAGCTTCCCCTGGCGTACGCGCTCGGCGACGTGTTCGCGATGCCCTGCCGCGACCGGCTGGGGGGGCTGGAGGTCGAGGGGTGGGGGATCGTCTTCGTCGAGGCGGCGGCGAGCGGGCTTCCCGGCATCGCCGGCCGGTCGGGCGGCGCTCCCGAGGCGGTCCTCGACGGGCAGACCGGGCTCGTCGTGGACGGGACCGACGCCGGGCAGATCGCCGACGCCGTCGCCGGGCTGCTCGCCGATCCCGACCGCGCCTCGGCGATGGGACGGGCGGGCAGGGCACGAGTCGAGCAGCAACTCTCGTGGACACGCGTGGCCGATCGACTGGCGGGGTGGCTCACGCGCGCCGCGATCAAGGGACCCGCCTGA
- a CDS encoding WhiB family transcriptional regulator, producing MRRNRFGDIDLGLLPENPSPPDVWQERAACFGVDPDVFFPTTEEEAAPALGHCTGCRIREECLAWALKNGERYGVWGGTTEQERRRITRHVA from the coding sequence GTGAGACGGAACCGGTTCGGGGACATCGACCTCGGGCTCCTGCCCGAGAACCCCTCCCCACCCGACGTGTGGCAAGAACGGGCCGCCTGCTTCGGCGTCGACCCCGACGTGTTCTTCCCCACCACCGAGGAAGAGGCCGCGCCCGCCCTCGGTCACTGCACGGGCTGCCGGATCCGCGAGGAGTGCCTCGCCTGGGCCCTCAAGAACGGCGAACGCTACGGGGTCTGGGGCGGCACGACCGAGCAAGAGCGTCGCCGCATCACCCGCCACGTCGCCTGA
- a CDS encoding ROK family protein: MNASHAAASIPAQAVGVDVGGSWISAYRVSPEGEILARAEVPSPADDPEALVAASVGIAHGLANADVVAVGIGAAGMVDHTGTVRFSPNLAWRELPLAARVADKIGLPVLVGNDANVAAWGEFRVGAGRDVEHLLLVTVGTGIGGGIVSQGALVRGTHGFAAEIGHIIVEPNGPVCGCGNRGCLEQVASGTAIRRAGVQAAQEHPRSLLASLVDQDAERVTGELVTRAAREGDSVARSVLAVVGRRLGEGIAGLVNVLDPEIVVIGGGVVDAGDLLLAPARAAYRDAVEAVQHRPSLAPIVPAALGNDAGGVGAALLALEELTDLG, encoded by the coding sequence GTGAACGCGTCCCACGCCGCCGCATCGATCCCGGCTCAGGCCGTCGGGGTCGACGTCGGTGGGTCGTGGATCTCGGCGTATCGGGTGAGTCCGGAGGGGGAGATCCTCGCGCGCGCCGAGGTGCCGTCTCCGGCCGACGACCCCGAGGCGCTCGTCGCGGCGAGCGTCGGGATCGCTCACGGCCTCGCGAACGCGGACGTCGTCGCCGTCGGGATCGGCGCCGCCGGCATGGTCGATCACACCGGGACCGTGCGCTTCTCCCCGAACCTCGCGTGGCGGGAGCTCCCTCTCGCCGCGCGCGTCGCGGACAAGATCGGCCTGCCGGTGCTCGTGGGCAACGACGCGAACGTCGCCGCCTGGGGCGAGTTCCGCGTAGGAGCGGGACGCGACGTCGAACATCTGCTGCTGGTGACTGTGGGGACCGGGATCGGCGGTGGGATCGTGAGTCAGGGCGCACTGGTTCGCGGGACCCATGGCTTCGCCGCGGAGATCGGTCACATCATCGTGGAGCCGAACGGGCCGGTCTGCGGCTGCGGCAACCGCGGGTGCTTGGAACAGGTGGCGTCGGGAACCGCGATCCGGCGCGCGGGGGTCCAGGCGGCACAGGAGCACCCGCGGAGCCTGTTGGCGTCGCTGGTCGATCAAGACGCGGAGAGGGTCACCGGAGAGCTCGTGACCCGTGCGGCGCGCGAGGGAGATTCGGTCGCGCGCAGCGTCCTCGCGGTCGTCGGGCGCAGGCTCGGCGAGGGGATCGCCGGACTCGTCAACGTCCTCGATCCCGAGATCGTGGTGATCGGTGGCGGTGTGGTGGATGCGGGAGATCTGCTGTTGGCGCCGGCCCGCGCCGCGTACCGGGACGCCGTCGAGGCGGTCCAACACCGGCCGTCCCTGGCACCGATCGTGCCGGCGGCGCTCGGGAACGACGCCGGGGGCGTCGGAGCGGCACTGCTCGCGCTCGAGGAGCTCACGGACCTCGGATGA
- a CDS encoding LLM class flavin-dependent oxidoreductase, whose product MKLGLLLPLFSGDPRRVREAGIEAEELGFDGAFAFDHLFPPWADVSRPSIEVFTTLSLVAEATTRLALGTLVARVTLRSPAMLAKHAAAVDQISGGRLILALGTGDAGRDPEAETFGFASPPASERRELLEETVGACRHLFSGEPWPGGDRVPPMQGPLVPPTVTPGGPPIWIGGTAPAAIRLAARVADAWNGWGLDLEGFRERVDRLRAAGVQAGRDVPPTWAGLALVGRDDDELARLAIEREERGAPGQGVWKGTAEGFGAHLRGIAETGATWAIVMAAGPADRVSVIAETARAAGVLAG is encoded by the coding sequence ATGAAGCTCGGACTGCTGCTCCCGCTGTTCTCCGGAGATCCCCGGCGCGTCCGCGAGGCCGGGATCGAGGCGGAGGAGCTCGGGTTCGACGGGGCCTTCGCCTTCGACCACCTGTTCCCGCCGTGGGCCGATGTCTCGCGACCCTCGATCGAGGTGTTCACGACGCTCTCGCTCGTCGCGGAGGCGACCACGAGGCTCGCACTCGGTACGCTCGTGGCTCGCGTCACGCTCCGATCGCCGGCGATGCTGGCGAAGCACGCCGCGGCCGTCGACCAGATCTCCGGCGGTCGGCTGATCCTCGCGCTCGGCACCGGCGACGCGGGCCGGGATCCCGAGGCCGAGACCTTCGGGTTCGCCTCGCCCCCGGCGTCCGAGCGCCGCGAGCTGCTGGAGGAGACCGTCGGCGCGTGCCGGCACCTGTTCAGCGGTGAGCCCTGGCCGGGCGGTGATCGCGTGCCGCCGATGCAGGGGCCCCTGGTCCCTCCGACCGTCACGCCGGGAGGACCGCCGATCTGGATCGGAGGAACCGCGCCCGCCGCGATCCGGCTCGCCGCACGGGTCGCCGACGCCTGGAACGGATGGGGGTTGGACCTGGAGGGGTTCCGCGAGCGGGTGGACCGACTCCGGGCGGCCGGCGTTCAGGCCGGACGCGACGTCCCGCCGACGTGGGCGGGACTGGCCCTCGTCGGCCGCGACGACGACGAGCTGGCCCGGCTTGCGATCGAGCGCGAGGAGCGGGGTGCGCCGGGGCAAGGGGTCTGGAAGGGGACCGCGGAGGGATTCGGTGCGCATCTGCGCGGGATCGCCGAGACGGGGGCGACATGGGCCATCGTGATGGCGGCCGGTCCCGCGGACCGGGTTTCGGTGATCGCCGAGACCGCCCGAGCGGCGGGGGTGCTGGCCGGATGA
- a CDS encoding cysteine desulfurase family protein has product MTDDSTYLDYASSTPLRDAARTAAQAALDTFGDPLRIHGAGRTARTLLEGARAAIAEGLGAQPDEIVFTSGGTESVSLAIWGTVRAIRELGTRIVVGGVEHPAVYGVGHALETDGFEVVRVRVDDTGRVDLDEFASQVRVPGTVLASLQHANHEIGTIQPIGEAARICREAKVLFHTDACQTAGRLPLDVSRLDVDLLSLSAHKFGGPAGAGVLFVRRGVGVAAYPCGDDRERKRRAGMENLPGVAGMTVAFTTALKELGDEAARLWALTERLGSGIAERVPHAALHGHRTHRVPHIACFSVVGLDPETLMMALDDRGFRIGGGSLCSGAPGEPSPVLEAIGVPGTPSFPLSVGFDTTEASVDALLEVLPGLVSQLQGVEATSSEALGRFRVPGDADRG; this is encoded by the coding sequence ATGACCGACGACTCCACCTACCTCGACTACGCCTCGTCCACGCCGCTGCGCGACGCGGCACGCACCGCCGCACAGGCGGCCCTCGACACCTTCGGCGACCCCCTTCGGATCCACGGCGCCGGCAGAACGGCGCGGACCCTCCTCGAGGGCGCGCGCGCGGCGATCGCCGAGGGACTCGGGGCACAGCCCGACGAGATCGTGTTCACGTCGGGCGGCACGGAGTCGGTGTCCCTCGCGATCTGGGGAACGGTGCGCGCGATCCGCGAGCTCGGCACCCGGATCGTCGTCGGGGGCGTGGAGCATCCCGCGGTCTACGGCGTCGGACACGCGCTGGAGACCGACGGGTTCGAGGTCGTGCGGGTTCGGGTCGACGACACGGGCCGGGTGGACCTCGACGAGTTCGCATCGCAGGTGCGCGTGCCGGGAACGGTGCTCGCATCGCTCCAACATGCCAACCACGAGATCGGCACGATCCAACCGATCGGCGAGGCGGCCCGGATCTGCCGTGAAGCCAAGGTGCTGTTCCACACCGACGCGTGCCAGACGGCTGGCCGCCTCCCCCTCGACGTCTCCCGGCTCGACGTCGACCTGCTTTCCCTGTCGGCCCACAAGTTCGGTGGGCCCGCGGGCGCGGGGGTCCTGTTCGTGCGCCGCGGGGTGGGGGTCGCCGCCTATCCGTGCGGCGACGATCGGGAACGCAAGCGGCGTGCCGGGATGGAGAACCTGCCCGGCGTCGCCGGGATGACCGTCGCGTTCACCACGGCTCTCAAGGAGCTCGGCGACGAAGCCGCCCGGCTCTGGGCACTCACCGAGCGTCTCGGGTCCGGGATCGCCGAACGGGTCCCGCACGCCGCACTCCACGGACATCGCACCCACCGCGTGCCGCACATCGCGTGCTTCTCGGTCGTCGGCCTCGATCCGGAGACCCTGATGATGGCCCTCGACGACCGTGGCTTCCGGATCGGCGGCGGATCCCTGTGCTCCGGTGCCCCCGGAGAGCCCTCCCCCGTCCTCGAAGCGATCGGCGTGCCGGGAACACCCTCGTTCCCGCTCTCGGTCGGGTTCGACACGACCGAGGCCTCGGTCGACGCCCTGCTCGAGGTGCTTCCCGGACTCGTCTCGCAACTCCAGGGGGTCGAGGCGACCTCGTCCGAGGCACTCGGGCGGTTCCGGGTTCCCGGTGATGCAGACCGCGGCTGA
- a CDS encoding TRC40/GET3/ArsA family transport-energizing ATPase, which yields MRVLLFTGKGGVGKTTVAAATAVRAARAGIRTMVMSTDPAHSLADSFDVEIPSESTEIEPGLWAEQIDAQERLETNWRDIQEYFIQLMNWAGVEAVQPEELSVIPGLDEIFSLIDVKKHTESGDYDLLVVDCAPTAETLRLLSLPEVMNWYIERIFPVEKRIVKTVRPLVSRMTSLPIAGDQFFAAIEQLHGNLEAVRRILTDETTSTVRLVVNPEKMVISEARRTYTYLSLFGYRVDAVVVNRIFPDDVTDPYFGKWKDIQAEHLATIRESFEPVPILTSKLFDRELVGVGLLEQMGEEVYEDRDAAAILFRDEPVRVRKRGEHYVLGMRLPFVSRDDMDIHRRGEELFVRVGTYKRNLILPQTLQRLEVREANFRGEHLEILFGRASPDAAAGPQGGA from the coding sequence ATGCGCGTCCTTCTGTTCACCGGGAAAGGCGGGGTCGGGAAGACGACCGTCGCCGCTGCCACCGCGGTTCGCGCTGCCCGCGCTGGTATCCGGACGATGGTGATGAGCACGGATCCCGCGCACTCGCTCGCGGACTCGTTCGATGTCGAGATCCCGTCGGAGTCCACCGAGATCGAACCGGGCCTGTGGGCCGAACAGATCGACGCCCAGGAACGCCTCGAAACGAACTGGCGGGACATCCAGGAGTACTTCATCCAATTGATGAACTGGGCCGGTGTCGAAGCGGTCCAGCCCGAGGAGCTCTCGGTCATCCCGGGGCTCGACGAGATCTTCAGCTTGATCGACGTGAAGAAGCACACGGAGTCGGGTGACTACGACCTTCTCGTGGTCGACTGCGCACCGACGGCCGAAACGCTTCGGCTGCTGTCGCTGCCCGAGGTCATGAACTGGTACATCGAGAGGATCTTCCCGGTCGAGAAGAGGATCGTGAAGACGGTGCGTCCGCTCGTCTCGCGGATGACCTCGTTGCCGATCGCCGGCGACCAGTTCTTCGCGGCGATCGAACAGCTCCACGGCAACCTGGAAGCCGTCCGCCGGATCCTCACCGACGAGACCACCTCGACCGTGCGTCTGGTGGTGAACCCGGAGAAGATGGTGATCTCCGAGGCTCGCCGGACCTACACGTACCTGTCGTTGTTCGGCTATCGCGTCGACGCCGTCGTGGTGAACAGGATCTTCCCCGACGACGTGACGGATCCGTACTTCGGGAAGTGGAAAGACATCCAGGCCGAGCACCTCGCGACGATCCGGGAGTCGTTCGAGCCCGTTCCGATCCTGACCTCGAAACTCTTCGATCGTGAGCTCGTCGGGGTCGGACTGCTCGAACAGATGGGCGAGGAAGTCTACGAGGATCGTGATGCTGCCGCGATCCTGTTCCGCGACGAGCCGGTGCGGGTGCGCAAGCGTGGAGAGCACTACGTGCTCGGGATGCGGCTGCCGTTCGTCTCGCGCGACGACATGGATATCCATCGTCGGGGGGAGGAGCTGTTCGTGCGCGTCGGAACCTACAAACGGAACCTGATCCTGCCGCAGACGTTGCAGCGTCTGGAGGTGCGCGAGGCGAACTTCCGCGGCGAGCATCTCGAGATCCTCTTCGGTCGCGCCTCCCCGGACGCGGCCGCCGGTCCGCAAGGAGGAGCGTAG